AAATGACGTCAGCTGCTTCTGGTCCGCTAGGATAAATCAAATTAATCACACCATCCGGTAATCCGGCCTTCATGAAAATTTCCATCAATACGTTGGCCGAATAAACCTGCGTATTCGAAGGTTTCCATACTACGGTGTTCCCCATCATAGCAGCAGATGTTGGTAAGTTTCCTGCAATTGCCGTGAAATTAAACGGCGTTAATGCGTAAACAAATCCTTCGAGCGGACGCCATTCCAACCGGTTCCACATTCCCGGTAAAGAATCGGGTTGCTGCGCATAAATCTCGGTCATGTATTGCACATTAAAGCGCAAAAAATCGATGATTTCACATGCTGCATCAATTTCGGCCTGATAGGCATTTTTCGATTGACCAAGCATGGTTGCCGCATTGAGCTTTGCACGGTAGGGCCCCGCAATTAAATCGGCGGCCTTTAAAAAGATACTTGCACGGTGTTCCCATGCCAGGTCTTCCCACTGTGCTTTAGCTTTTAAAGCGGCATCTATAGCTTGTTTGATGTGTTTTTTCTCGGATTTGTGGTAGAATCCCAACGTATGTTTATGATCATGCGGAGGAGCAATACGGGCTTTATCCCCACTTCTAACTTCCTTACCGCCAATGTACATGGGGATATCCACTTTCACTGCACGGAGTGATTTTAATGCAGCTTGAAGTTCTTTACGTTCCGGACTTCCGGGAGCGTAATTTTTTACCGGTTCGTTTTTGGCAACGGGTACTTTATAAATTCCTTTTGGCATAATCTGTTGAATTGGTTTCCAAATTTAATCAAAACATTTACCTGCGGATGTGATTCTACTCACATATTGTATTTAGATTAGCAAACCAAATGAAAACCATGAAGGGAATTACCTCCATTCTGTTGTTTTGCCTGTTGATTCCATTTTCCGGCATTTCCCAAACGAAGGAATTGGATTCACTCAATGCGATATTTCCGGCCTCCAAAGGCAAGGACCGGGTCGATATTCAGATTTCTATAGCCCGGAAGGTGTATAAAACCGATAAGGAAAAATCGGAATCTTACTTTAAAGAAGCAGAGGCACTGGCGCGTTCCATCAATTACAAAGAAGGGATAATCGATGCGGTTTATTACAGTCACCGTTCCAAAGATTTAGCTAAAGATTATACCAATGCTTTACCCGGATATAAATCCGCTTTAAAAATGGCGCAGGATTTAGGGGATCGCAAACGAATTGCCATGTGTTATTTGGCGATAGGAAAAATTCATGGCCGGATGAACCATTATATGGAGGACATTCTCACAATGGATGAAGCTTTGGCCTGGGTGAAAAATGATGAGTATGAATTCAGAGGTGATTTCCATGCTGAAAAGGGATTCGCGCTTTTTTACACGGGTGATTATACAAAAGCAAAATATAATTTCGAAGAAGCCTATACCATGCGGATAAAATCCGGTAATGAAGCAGATGCAGCCGGTGTGTATATGAATTTGGGGGTAATGACCTACCGTATGGGGAAAGCGGAAGAATCATTGCCTTATTATCAGGTCGCCCTAAAATCATTCAAAAAACAAAAGGATACAGTGAATATCGGTCACGCATTGGTCAACATTGCGATGTCGGAATACGCCATGGGGAAAATTGATGATGCTACGCGTGATTATCAGCGTGCGGGGGAAATGTATCTGGCCATTAACGACAGAAGAAATTTCACCTATGTCCTCAGCAACATCACCAATTTATACATCGATCAGGGTCAATACGGCAAAGCCTACCTGGCGCAGATGGATGCATTAAAGCAATATGAAAAAGATGGCGACCGCAAAGGCATTGCAGGAAGTTATGCGGGGATTAGTCAGGTTAACCTGCACATGAAAGATACAGCGAAAGCGCTCGAATACCTCGAAAAGGCAATTGCAATCAACCAGGAGTTAGGTATTTTGAATTCACTGGCCGGTAATCTGGTGGCGAAGGGAAATATTTTATCTGAACGCAAACAATTTACAGAAGCGAATGCCTGCTATCAGCAAGCGATGCTCATCCGTACAAAAAATGGCGACAAAGGTGGGGTAGCGGGTTCGCATTTATCCATCGGAAATAACTTTTACCGTCAGCAACAACTCGATTCGGCTGTGAACCGTTTTACCACGGCATTAAATATTTTTATCGAGCTCGGAGAAAAACAAAATATTGCAGGATTACATTCCAACATCGGAGTGGTTTACTATGAAAAAGGCGATTACAACAAAGCCTTGGAGCATTATGAAAAAGCGTATGAGATTCGTAAGGAATTAGGTTTTTTGCAGGATATCGGAGAAACCTATCTCACTTTTGCCAATGTGTACGACAAACTGGGTAAATACGAGGAAGCGCTAAAGTACCACCGTTTATATTTTAAACAGTGGGACTCCCTGTACAGCGAATCGAATAAACGGACCATTGCAGAAATGCAAACCAAATACGAAACCGATAAAAAGGAAAAAGAAATTGCATTGCTTTCTGCCGAATCTCAAATGAAGGAATATGCATTAGAGAAACAGTTTTCCTTGTTGGAAATGGAACGATTGAAATCGGACAAAGCCAATCAGGAATTAACGCTTGCACAGCAATTAGCGAAGCTTAAGGAGATTCAGCTGGAACAATCGGAAAAGGACAAAGCCATTCAGGCCAAAGAGTTGGAAGATGAAAAACAACGTTCCAAATTGCAAGAGGAAATCAATGCTCAACAGAAAAAAATCACCTCCTATTTTATAGGTGGATTTATTTTTATGTTGATTACCTCACTGATTATTTTCCGTTTTTATCGCCAGAATAGAAAAGCAAAATTGGTTATTACTGAACAGAAAAAAGAAGTAGAAAAACAAAAAGCAGAAGCCGAACTTCAAAAAATAATTGTAGAAGAGAAGAACAAAGAAATTACCGATTCCATTCGTTATGCGCAGCGCCTACAAAATGCTATTCTTCCTCCCATCAATATGTTTGAGAAGATGTTTTCCGATTTCATGGTGCTGTATAAGCCTAAAGATATTGTGGCCGGCGATTTTTATTGGTTAGCTTCTTTCGCTGAGGCAACGGATACCAAAGGTTTGAGCAGGGACGGAGTTTTGTTTGCCGTTGCAGATTGTACGGGTCACGGAGTGCCGGGGGCGATGGTTAGTGTGGTTGGACATAACAGTCTTGAGCGTTGCATCAAGGAATTTAAGTTGAGTTCTCCGGAAAAAATCCTCGATAAACTAAATGATTTGGTAGTTGGCACTTTTTCTAAAAGTGAAGATCAGGTGAGCGACGGAATGGATATTTCACTCTGTGCCATCAGTCAAAAAGATTCAAAAAAAGTATTGGAATATTCCGGTGCAAATAATCCGGTATGGATAGTCAGAAATGGTGAAATCATCGAAATAAAAGCAGATAAACAACCCATCGGACGATTTGATTATCGTCAGCCATTTTCACTCCATGAAGTTGAATTGCAAAAAGATGATGTGATTTATTTGTTCTCGGATGGATTTGCAGATCAGTTTGGCGGACCATCCGGCAAAAAATTCAAATACTCAAAATTGAAAGAAGAATTGATAAAAATCTGTCAGCAGCCTCTGCAAAAACAGCAGCGCCTGTTATCGGAAGTATTTGAAAACTGGAAGGGACAATTAGAGCAAGTGGATGATGTTTGCCTTATTGGTGTGCGCATCGATTAAATGGAATCGAGATTGATCTTTCGTAGGATATCCAGATAAGCTTCTTTTTTTCCTTCGTAAATGGTTGCCTTGCCGTAATTATGCGTAAGCTTCGACTCTTTAATAACCGATTCTGTTTCGGAAACTTTACCTCTTAGCCAGCTTACAAGATCGCGTACTTGTTTTTTGTCCATAGGCTTTGGTTTTTTGGTTCAACAATTCTACGCTGTCTTATCTAAAGAGGTTGCAAAAAAAATCCCTCCTTATTAGGGGAGGGATTCTCAATCAAACAATACACAAAAACAGGAAACTATTTTTTGTGAAAGCTCTCTACCGAGTTATCGTAACACAAGTAATATTCATCGTTGTTTAACGACACTACGTCGATTTCTTTACCGAAACCTTTAATTCTGGCCTGACCAAATTTGTCGTAAATCTCGTAGGCAGTTTCTTTTGAAAAAATTATTTTATTTTTTCCACTTTCAAAATTCCAGCTTGGTTTTTCAACTTCACTAACAACAGTCACCGACTGCGATTGTTCAGTTTTACCTAATGTTCCTTTTTGCGTAACGCGAATTTTATTCTCGCCCGAAATAAGTCCAACTTTAAATGAGTAATTATTCAATTCAGAGGTTCCTTCACCTTGAACTTCACCAACTTTCACCCATTTATTCCATTTGTAAACTTCAATGTTAAATGGTAATGAACCGGATTCATCTTTAGTGCTCCACTTCAACAATCCTTCTTGTGTTACTTCAATGTTTTGAATTTCGAAGGTGGCTTGTGGTTTAAGTACAGTAGGATTTAACACCTTAGGCGCACAACCGTCGCGATACATAATTTGCACCGTAACAGGAGCTCCTTGTACTAATTTCAATTGCGATAAATCAATTTCAAAAGCGGTGGAGTTCACCTCATCTGTGGTGACTTCCCCATTAACACGAACTTCATACGCACAAAACCCTACACCCGAAGAAGAAACGGAATTGGAAACGTAGAGGTTCTTGTTTTGATACTGACCTTCGAGTGTAAGAATGTGTTCGCCTGCCATTGCAGCGTTAAAACACATCAGACCCAGCGCCGATAAACAAAGTGATTTGAACATACTTATTCTCTTTCTGCGGCAAATTTAGTTGATAAATCACCATTTAACCAAAAAAATCGCAATGAAATATTTAATAATAACGACGAATCATCATTTATTATCGATGAATTTTCAAATTTGACTAAATCGGTTAAATTGCAATAAATGATTGATTATTAACTGTTTAAATTTATGAATTTCCCTAAAGAGCTCAGGAATAGGCTTTTTTTAGTGGAAAAGAAAAAAGGTTATTAACAATTTAGAGGCCGAAATCCTGCTGCAGTCGCAGGCGATGTAAATCGGATTGGAGATTGAGATCGGGGAAAAAGCGGCGAAAATAGGCTTCATAGTGATGATCATTTTCTTCCAAATCTTCCATTGCGAGCTCCATTCCTGAATAAAAACCGGTTCTGCGCGACATCCGTTCGAGTATTGAACTGATTCCTTCACGCGTGACATAAGAGCCCAGCCAATCCTGACGAATCATGTAGGGTATAAACAAACGCGATTTTTCGGGCAGCGAATCAAAATGAAGATCAAGAATGGAATATGTTTCATCGGCGAATTCACGGAGACTAAGAGCCGGGTGATGTTCTTCCCACAAGCGCGCAAGATAATGATCGAAATACACATCAGAAACTACACCGGCGTATTTACCGAAGCGTGGTCGCAGCAAGATTTTAATTTCATCCACCACCGGGTGATGGTCGGTATAATCATCTATGAAGCGATGAAGTTGAATGCCTACCTGAATCTTTTCGGGATAATTTTTCCAGGCCGATCCTTTTACTGAATCAGCAATAAGGTTTCCGATCCGAATTTGCGGATCATCGCCAGATAAAAATGCATGTGCCAGAAAATTCATTCCTTTTATAAACGAAAATGTCCACTGGTCCTAAAGCAATAACCCTTAAGTGAATTACACGTACCTTTAACAAAAATAAGCAAAGATTTGCGTCGAAAGCAATTAGCATATTGGGTCGCTCAATTTTCCGGATGGGGATTGTATCTCTTCATCAGCGGATTTAGTTCTTATTTGAATAATGAATTGAGTCGTCCCGTTTTAATTGGTTTTACTGCCATTTTTCTCAGCGGTATTTTGTTGTCGCACCTCTACAGAAATTTTATTGTTCGTATTGGCTGGTTAAAATTCACGCCTATTAAAGCATTAATTCCTGTCGCCTTTTCTGCGGCACTGCTTTCGCTGGTGATGGGTTTGCTGCAATTAACCTATTCTTCATTTATCATTGGCAGAACAGGTGTTTTTTCATCGCTGGATCCTTCCAATGCCTTTCTGATTTGGCTCAACTGGTGGGTGATTTTTATGGTGTGGTCGGTCATTTATTTTGCCTTCCATTTTTTTGAAAAATCGCGCGACGAAGAAATTAAAAATCTGCGCCTGGAAGCAATGCGTACAGAGGTGGAATTAAATAATCTGAAAGCACAGCTCAATCCGCATTTCATGTTCAATGCCATGAACTCCATTCGTGCCTTGGTGGATGAAGATCCCATCATTGCCAAAGAGAGTATCACCAAACTTTCCAATATTCTTCGTAACACGCTTTTGATGGGACGAAAAAAGTTTGTGACGGTAGAGGAGGAATTGCAGCTGATTGAAGATTATTTAAAACTGGAAAGTATCCGTTATGAGGAACGATTGAAAGTTGAATTGGTCATCGATTCTTCCTGCTCCGCATTTCTCATTCCACCTTTAATGGTGCAAACACTGGTGGAAAATTCAATTAAACACGGGATTTCCAAATTACCGGGTGGTGGACTATTGCGGTTGGAAATTCGTCGTAATCAGGATATGCTCGAAATAGTGGTGGAGAACACCGGTAAACTTGCCAATGGCGTGAGTGGATCAACCGGAATCGGTATTGAAAATACCAAACAACGATTGCAATTATTGTACGAGGGAAAATCCCATTTTTCACTTCGTGAATTGCAGGATAAAGTTGTAGCAGAAATTAAATTACCTGTCAGAAATAATTTGTAACGCTAAAACCGTTGAAAGATGAAAGCTATTATTATTGATGATGAACGCCTCGCTCGTAAAGAGTTGAGATCTTTATTGAATAAATTTCACGAAATAGAAATTGTGGATGAATGTGCCAATGCTGATGAAGCGCTGGTGAGTATCGATAATCATCATCCTGATTTATTGTTTCTCGATATTCAAATGCCGGGTATGAATGGATTTGAAATGCTGAATCAACTCGACCGTGTACCCAAAGTAATTTTCGTAACGGCTTACGACGATTATGCCATTCGTGCTTTCGAAGTGAATGCACTGGATTATTTATTAAAGCCCGTTAACCCCGAACGTTTGGAGGAAGCGATTAATAAAGTATCACGACAAAAATCTTCGTTTGTAGCAGCGCCTGTAGATGAAGAACCGCTAAAGAAATTGTCGGAAAATGATCAGATTTTTCTGAAGGACGGAGAAAAATGTTGGTTCACTTCACTGAAGGATGTACGCATGTTTGAATCGGAAGGAAATTATGTGCGTGTCTATTTTAACGAGTATAAACCACTTGTATTAAAAAGTCTGAATAGTTTGGAGGACCGTCTGGATCCGAAAGTGTTTTTCAGGGCCAATCGTAAATTTATCATCAACCTGAAATGGGTTACGGGAATTGAAAATTGGTTCAATGGCGGATTGCAAGTCCAATTGCGGGGTGGCGAAAAAATCGAGATTTCCCGTCGCCAGGCAGCCCGTTTTCGCGATCTAATGAGTTTATAAGTGACTTCTGGTCGAAAATGCAGCTTGGTTTGGTCTGCCGAAACCCTGCATTAGTAGAAAATTCAAAAGCACCGATTTGATTTTCCGTAAATTAGAGGTGTAATCATATTTGCTATGGATTTATTACAAATTGAGGCTACCGAGAAAACTCCCTTTGTGAAGTTTGACCCCAAGACCGGGGAATTTGAAATGAGTGGAAAAGCAATTCCTCAAGATGCTGAAGCATTTTTTAGTCCAATCCTTGAGTGGATGGACGAATACGTAAGCACTGTAGATCGTGCAACCCATGTTCGCATTGATCTCGAATACTTCAATATTTCATCCTCGAAGCGCATTCTGTTTTTATTGTACAAACTCAATGAGATTGTAGATAAAAGCATGCCCGTTTCCGTTTCGTGGTATTATGCCGATTCCGACGATGATATGAAGGAGGTTGGTCAAGATTTTGCATTCATGGTACGCGTTCCGTTTAAGTTCGTGTCCTATGCTCGCAATGCGCGCCTGATGGCTACGGCTTGATAACGTTTTGGTTGGTTAGGTTATAAAACAGCGGCTCCATGCCGCTGTTTTTTTTTAGATTGCAGTGGTATGGACATCTGGAAACATCATCTTAGTGCCAATAAATGGAAATGGACAATTGGCATCCTGCTGTTTATTTTTTCGCTGCTATTATTTAACCGGGTTTTGATTGTTGTTTCGGGTCAGCCGGGTATTCCATTTAACGATCCACTTTTTCCCTTTTTCAAAGCAATAGATGTTTCGGTCATCATTTTTTCATTCACCTACGGATCGCTGTTGTTGTACATGATTTTTAACCGGTCAAATCCTGATCAATACCTGCGGTTTATTTATCTCTACGCTGCCATTGTTTTATTGCGAAGTGCAACAGTTTTCCTTTTACCACTCGCTGAACCACCGGGCAACATTCATTTGGTAGATCCGGTTTTAAATTCAGTTTTTTACCCGGGGGGATATTCCTCGCGCGATTTGTTTTTTTCCGGCCACGCAGCAAGTATTTTTTTGATGTTTTTTTTAGCAAAGGAAAAGAGACAGCGACCCCTTTTTTTAGGAATGGCTATAGCTGTTTCCGTTTTGGTTGTGGCACAAAAAGTCCATTATACATTGGATGTTCTGGCAGCTCCGTTTTTTGTTTGGATGATTCTTTATTTCAATCGCCGTTTTAAACTCATTTAATTAATCCATCTCTTCGCATCAGTTCAATTTTTAATGCAGCAGCAACGGTTAAGCTGTCGGTAATTTTTCCTTCGAGAACTTCTTTTAAAAAATCATCGAACGGAATTTTTCGGATTTGAAGTTCTTCCGAATTTTCCGGCATCGGTTTTCCAAAGCTTAATTTTCGGGCTAAGAAAATAACGGCATGTTCGTCGGTGGCCGAATTACTCAAATCCATTCGAAGAATTTCTGTCCATTCTTCCGCCTTAATTCCCGTTTCCTCTTCCAGCTCACGTTGGGCCGACAAGATTTCGGGTTCCGATTTGGGGCCGCCTCCTTCGGGTATTTCCCAGCTGTATTTCCTGTGGGGATAACGGTATTGACCAACCAGCCAGGTATTCATGTCCTCATCCAAAACAATAATTCCAATGGCAATATTCCGGAACTCCACTACACCATAGATACCTGGATCTCCACCGGGGTGAATCACTTCGTTATGGTGAATCCGAATCCATTTGTTTTCGTAGGCGAGGCGGGACGATATGGTGGTCCAGGGATTTTTTGTTTCCATGGGTTTCTTTTTTTATAAAAGTAATTGGTTATCTTTAAGTCCCCTAACCAATTAAAACAAAATCGTCATGGGAAAAGGTGATAAAAAATCAACAAAAGGTAAACGTTGGAGAGGTTCATACGGGAATACTCGTCCCTCCAAAGTAAAAAAAGTTACAGCTGCAGCCTCTGCGCCAAAAGCGAAAAAGGCTCCCGCTAAAAAGGCTAAAAAAGCTGAATAATAAAAAATCCCTCTTAAGAGGGATTTTTTTTTGAAGAATAGCGAGATTTGCATGGCAATGCACAAGGATTTTCATATTGGCGATAAGGTTTCCTTTTTAAATGAAGATGGAAATGGAGAGATAATTTCCTTCCCCACCAAAGGGAAAGCATTGGTGTTAACGGAGGTTGGACTCGAAATTGAATATCCGGTTAAATACCTCGTGCATTTGTCCGACTTCGAAGAATACGATTTAAGTCACACCGAAGAAAACCGCTTTATCAAAGCGAAACTTCAGGATGCCAAACCAAAAAAATCGAAAAAGACGGCACCCAAATTACGGGTGATGGAAACCGATCTTCATATTTACAACCTGGTCGACGATCACCGCCATTTAAGTAATGGTGATATGTTGCGCATTCAGTTAAATCATTTTAAAAACAAAATGAATGAGGCGCGCAAAAAGGGGATGGATAAGCTCATTATCATTCATGGAGTAGGCGAGGGCGTACTCCGTTCCGAAATCCGTCACGCTCTCCGCAATTACGAATTCATTGAATTTCTCGATGCAGATTATTCCAAATATGGATCCGGAGCTACAGAAGTTCGTTTTTTCCGCGAAAAATAATTCCGTTAAGGTAGAACAATCTCTTTCCAATTTCGGCTTACGGCTGCAAAGTATCCTAAAGCACCATTCGAAATATTGCTTGGAGGATTACTCGGTGGAGAATCAAATGGTCCGCCTGTATTTTGTGTTTGCGTTGCAACAGCGTTCAGGTAAGTGAAATAATCTAAATCCAGACATTGAATTTCTACACGTGCCGTATCTCCGGTTTGGTAATTAAAAGGTACCTGCGCAATAATGTAATTACCCTGTACCTGTTCATCGTCGGTAACAAAATATTTAAACGGATCTGTTTGCAGGGTATCGTTTTTATAGAATAGAAAACGATAATAGTCAACAGTAGCTCCATTATCCTGCGCGTTTAAAATCACATTATATCCTTCATCGATAAATGCCGATTGTTGATTGTAAATGGTGGTGATGGTATCCAGCATCATTTTATTAGCAGGAATGGTGGAATTGGCCGTAAACGATGTCCCGTTATACAATACGAGCAGGGAGTAGGTTCTTCCAAGAACACCCTGACGATTTCCTATGGTTTGATATATACCATTGCTCGTGTGGTAGAGTGTATCCACGTTGCCGGTATTGTCACTGATATAAACTTCTGCATTGCTAACGCCGGGATTATTGGCATCGAAATACGGAGCCAGTAAGGTTAATTTAACCTGAAAAGGTTCAACATTATCGGTAATCAATGCTTCTACTACCAGTTTAGGTTCGGAAGTTGTTAATTCGATTTCTACCACCTCGGTGCAGGAGGAAAGCAGAAGTACAAAAGCTGAAAAAAGAAAAGTAATTTTTTTCATGACTTAAAATTTGAAATTCCAGGTGATGGAAGGAATGATTTTAAACAGTGTAGTTTTAACCGCTTCGGTTTGTCCGGTTGGATTTCCATTTTCATCCGTTTTCTCACGGAAGGTGATGGAAAATGCATTGGCGCGGTTGTAAATATTGTAAATGGAAAAGTTCCATGAGCTTTCAAATTTTCTTCCTTCTTTTTTCTT
This portion of the Flavobacteriales bacterium genome encodes:
- a CDS encoding tetratricopeptide repeat protein, with protein sequence MKGITSILLFCLLIPFSGISQTKELDSLNAIFPASKGKDRVDIQISIARKVYKTDKEKSESYFKEAEALARSINYKEGIIDAVYYSHRSKDLAKDYTNALPGYKSALKMAQDLGDRKRIAMCYLAIGKIHGRMNHYMEDILTMDEALAWVKNDEYEFRGDFHAEKGFALFYTGDYTKAKYNFEEAYTMRIKSGNEADAAGVYMNLGVMTYRMGKAEESLPYYQVALKSFKKQKDTVNIGHALVNIAMSEYAMGKIDDATRDYQRAGEMYLAINDRRNFTYVLSNITNLYIDQGQYGKAYLAQMDALKQYEKDGDRKGIAGSYAGISQVNLHMKDTAKALEYLEKAIAINQELGILNSLAGNLVAKGNILSERKQFTEANACYQQAMLIRTKNGDKGGVAGSHLSIGNNFYRQQQLDSAVNRFTTALNIFIELGEKQNIAGLHSNIGVVYYEKGDYNKALEHYEKAYEIRKELGFLQDIGETYLTFANVYDKLGKYEEALKYHRLYFKQWDSLYSESNKRTIAEMQTKYETDKKEKEIALLSAESQMKEYALEKQFSLLEMERLKSDKANQELTLAQQLAKLKEIQLEQSEKDKAIQAKELEDEKQRSKLQEEINAQQKKITSYFIGGFIFMLITSLIIFRFYRQNRKAKLVITEQKKEVEKQKAEAELQKIIVEEKNKEITDSIRYAQRLQNAILPPINMFEKMFSDFMVLYKPKDIVAGDFYWLASFAEATDTKGLSRDGVLFAVADCTGHGVPGAMVSVVGHNSLERCIKEFKLSSPEKILDKLNDLVVGTFSKSEDQVSDGMDISLCAISQKDSKKVLEYSGANNPVWIVRNGEIIEIKADKQPIGRFDYRQPFSLHEVELQKDDVIYLFSDGFADQFGGPSGKKFKYSKLKEELIKICQQPLQKQQRLLSEVFENWKGQLEQVDDVCLIGVRID
- a CDS encoding ACP phosphodiesterase, producing MNFLAHAFLSGDDPQIRIGNLIADSVKGSAWKNYPEKIQVGIQLHRFIDDYTDHHPVVDEIKILLRPRFGKYAGVVSDVYFDHYLARLWEEHHPALSLREFADETYSILDLHFDSLPEKSRLFIPYMIRQDWLGSYVTREGISSILERMSRRTGFYSGMELAMEDLEENDHHYEAYFRRFFPDLNLQSDLHRLRLQQDFGL
- a CDS encoding histidine kinase, which gives rise to MRRKQLAYWVAQFSGWGLYLFISGFSSYLNNELSRPVLIGFTAIFLSGILLSHLYRNFIVRIGWLKFTPIKALIPVAFSAALLSLVMGLLQLTYSSFIIGRTGVFSSLDPSNAFLIWLNWWVIFMVWSVIYFAFHFFEKSRDEEIKNLRLEAMRTEVELNNLKAQLNPHFMFNAMNSIRALVDEDPIIAKESITKLSNILRNTLLMGRKKFVTVEEELQLIEDYLKLESIRYEERLKVELVIDSSCSAFLIPPLMVQTLVENSIKHGISKLPGGGLLRLEIRRNQDMLEIVVENTGKLANGVSGSTGIGIENTKQRLQLLYEGKSHFSLRELQDKVVAEIKLPVRNNL
- a CDS encoding response regulator translates to MKAIIIDDERLARKELRSLLNKFHEIEIVDECANADEALVSIDNHHPDLLFLDIQMPGMNGFEMLNQLDRVPKVIFVTAYDDYAIRAFEVNALDYLLKPVNPERLEEAINKVSRQKSSFVAAPVDEEPLKKLSENDQIFLKDGEKCWFTSLKDVRMFESEGNYVRVYFNEYKPLVLKSLNSLEDRLDPKVFFRANRKFIINLKWVTGIENWFNGGLQVQLRGGEKIEISRRQAARFRDLMSL
- a CDS encoding DUF1987 domain-containing protein, whose product is MDLLQIEATEKTPFVKFDPKTGEFEMSGKAIPQDAEAFFSPILEWMDEYVSTVDRATHVRIDLEYFNISSSKRILFLLYKLNEIVDKSMPVSVSWYYADSDDDMKEVGQDFAFMVRVPFKFVSYARNARLMATA
- a CDS encoding NUDIX hydrolase — translated: METKNPWTTISSRLAYENKWIRIHHNEVIHPGGDPGIYGVVEFRNIAIGIIVLDEDMNTWLVGQYRYPHRKYSWEIPEGGGPKSEPEILSAQRELEEETGIKAEEWTEILRMDLSNSATDEHAVIFLARKLSFGKPMPENSEELQIRKIPFDDFLKEVLEGKITDSLTVAAALKIELMRRDGLIK
- a CDS encoding 30S ribosomal protein THX, which gives rise to MGKGDKKSTKGKRWRGSYGNTRPSKVKKVTAAASAPKAKKAPAKKAKKAE
- a CDS encoding Smr/MutS family protein — encoded protein: MAMHKDFHIGDKVSFLNEDGNGEIISFPTKGKALVLTEVGLEIEYPVKYLVHLSDFEEYDLSHTEENRFIKAKLQDAKPKKSKKTAPKLRVMETDLHIYNLVDDHRHLSNGDMLRIQLNHFKNKMNEARKKGMDKLIIIHGVGEGVLRSEIRHALRNYEFIEFLDADYSKYGSGATEVRFFREK
- a CDS encoding DUF4249 domain-containing protein → MKKITFLFSAFVLLLSSCTEVVEIELTTSEPKLVVEALITDNVEPFQVKLTLLAPYFDANNPGVSNAEVYISDNTGNVDTLYHTSNGIYQTIGNRQGVLGRTYSLLVLYNGTSFTANSTIPANKMMLDTITTIYNQQSAFIDEGYNVILNAQDNGATVDYYRFLFYKNDTLQTDPFKYFVTDDEQVQGNYIIAQVPFNYQTGDTARVEIQCLDLDYFTYLNAVATQTQNTGGPFDSPPSNPPSNISNGALGYFAAVSRNWKEIVLP